One Entomomonas asaccharolytica DNA segment encodes these proteins:
- a CDS encoding pilin, translating into MKKLIAIASLVFGVQFATATETNPKPSLEEHQAAMGFLLAQEIVEAGRYFYKLYAECPTSLKDIGLENINQLTANLLADATIDENCYVTVNYANHAPVAAALQGKKLTIKPNTKELNALAGECSFDGPAVLAPPKDCKSQAFPYLTEDDTHVIDGFIRAYRTHNPALLKADALNELSSLILLPKMMVAQYYGEHKSCPTNNQMLGLSAPEELSVRFLKGIEVSGCDITATYKDSAPLPEQFRNKTITYSLQTNANNQQSTTSDADWLCQSDLEQGDLPKDCQTE; encoded by the coding sequence ATGAAAAAATTAATAGCCATTGCTAGTTTAGTATTTGGTGTACAGTTTGCTACAGCTACTGAAACTAATCCAAAACCATCGCTGGAGGAACATCAAGCAGCTATGGGCTTTTTATTGGCTCAAGAAATTGTAGAAGCTGGACGTTATTTTTATAAACTCTACGCAGAATGTCCTACTAGCCTTAAAGATATTGGTTTAGAAAATATTAATCAATTAACCGCCAATTTATTAGCAGACGCTACTATAGATGAAAATTGCTATGTAACTGTTAATTATGCTAATCACGCTCCAGTTGCAGCAGCTTTGCAAGGTAAAAAACTAACCATTAAACCAAATACTAAAGAATTAAATGCTTTAGCAGGTGAATGTAGTTTTGATGGCCCTGCTGTACTTGCACCACCTAAAGATTGTAAAAGCCAAGCGTTTCCTTATCTCACTGAAGATGATACCCATGTTATTGATGGCTTTATAAGGGCCTACAGAACTCATAACCCTGCGCTGTTAAAAGCAGATGCTTTAAATGAGCTGTCTTCACTTATATTGCTACCTAAAATGATGGTAGCCCAATATTATGGTGAACATAAAAGTTGCCCCACTAATAATCAAATGCTTGGATTATCCGCCCCTGAAGAATTATCTGTGCGTTTTTTAAAGGGCATTGAGGTGTCTGGCTGTGATATAACCGCTACCTATAAAGATAGTGCACCTTTACCTGAGCAGTTTAGAAATAAAACGATTACTTATTCACTACAAACAAACGCTAATAATCAACAATCAACCACTAGTGATGCAGATTGGCTCTGTCAATCTGACTTAGAGCAAGGGGACTTACCCAAAGATTGCCAAACTGAATAA
- a CDS encoding chloride channel protein yields MPSPRRSRYYLSYFLAMLLTGVIAGLVGLFLSLLLHIVQRIAFGYNLQQLFFSNESFLDVVRSSDPLRRVIALAVCGLVVGIGWWALYRYGKKLVSISQAVKANPPHMPILTTWANDLLQIVSVGLGSPLGRELAPREASASLTSSLAQKLGLTVPDAQVMLACGAGAGLAAVYNIPLAGALFTLEVLLVTFRWSCVVPALFTSTLAAVIAWSGLGNAHQYHIGEISLSYSLVIWAVLVGPIIGCAAYYFVQATSAAQNKAPKDGRLIPLALINFLLIGLLAIPLPEILGNGKGPLQLGFDGSLSIKLVAILLIVRFAITITSLRVGAKGGLLTPGLMHGALLAILLGAAWNLVFPTVPMSAFAIIGATAFLAASMKMPITAMVLMLEVTRTNHDSLIPMLFAVVGSVAMFNLLKKVSTY; encoded by the coding sequence ATGCCATCACCACGTCGTAGTCGTTATTACCTTAGCTACTTTCTAGCTATGTTATTAACAGGCGTGATTGCAGGGCTAGTAGGCTTATTTTTATCACTACTACTGCATATTGTGCAACGTATAGCCTTTGGTTATAACCTACAACAACTGTTTTTTTCTAATGAAAGTTTTTTAGATGTTGTTAGATCATCAGACCCACTGCGCAGGGTTATTGCCTTAGCGGTTTGTGGCTTAGTGGTGGGTATCGGTTGGTGGGCGTTATACCGTTATGGTAAAAAACTGGTAAGTATTAGCCAAGCAGTAAAAGCGAATCCCCCTCATATGCCTATTTTAACAACATGGGCTAATGATCTATTACAAATCGTCTCGGTGGGCTTAGGTTCACCTTTAGGGCGAGAATTAGCACCTCGCGAGGCCAGTGCTTCGCTAACCAGTAGCTTAGCGCAAAAGCTAGGCTTAACCGTGCCTGATGCACAAGTAATGCTGGCTTGCGGTGCTGGCGCAGGTCTAGCGGCTGTTTATAATATACCGCTAGCAGGCGCATTATTTACCCTAGAGGTATTACTGGTGACCTTCCGCTGGAGCTGTGTAGTGCCTGCGCTATTTACCTCCACCTTAGCGGCAGTCATTGCATGGTCAGGGCTTGGCAATGCACATCAATATCATATTGGTGAGATAAGCCTTAGTTATTCCTTAGTGATTTGGGCTGTTTTAGTGGGGCCTATAATAGGCTGTGCCGCTTACTACTTTGTACAAGCCACTAGCGCAGCACAAAATAAAGCGCCTAAAGACGGGCGATTAATTCCCTTAGCACTAATTAACTTTTTATTAATAGGCTTATTAGCCATTCCGTTACCTGAGATATTAGGCAATGGTAAAGGGCCTTTGCAATTGGGGTTTGATGGTAGTTTAAGTATTAAGCTAGTGGCTATTTTATTAATTGTGCGTTTTGCTATTACCATTACCTCTTTAAGAGTGGGTGCAAAAGGGGGTTTACTTACACCAGGTTTAATGCATGGTGCATTACTGGCTATCTTATTAGGGGCAGCTTGGAATTTAGTTTTCCCTACGGTGCCTATGAGTGCTTTTGCCATTATAGGCGCTACTGCCTTTTTAGCGGCTTCTATGAAAATGCCAATTACCGCAATGGTACTAATGCTAGAAGTTACACGAACCAATCATGATAGCCTGATCCCCATGCTATTTGCAGTGGTGGGATCAGTGGCTATGTTTAATTTGTTAAAGAAAGTAAGTACTTATTAA
- a CDS encoding co-chaperone DjlA, translating into MPSLKDKFNRFTQQLAEKYRLAGQAIFVDIELTFRLLGHIARSQGNVTDQHLQQVITETELLHLSEDRAQQAIQCYLAGQELATDDFEASLRYFQGDQLAKEMLLQSCWRMIWADRHLAVREYQLVHLWGYWLGWARIDIEKLGIPYRPVYLTQEHQQALALLEVGIDSSPELIKKMYKRQLSLHHPDKVMGAGGSIDEVCEATELTTKIHEAYTLLRMLHNF; encoded by the coding sequence TTGCCATCACTCAAAGATAAATTTAATCGCTTTACTCAGCAGCTAGCGGAAAAGTATCGCTTAGCTGGGCAGGCTATTTTTGTCGATATAGAGCTAACCTTTCGGTTGTTAGGCCATATTGCTCGTAGTCAAGGCAATGTCACCGATCAACACCTACAACAAGTAATTACCGAAACAGAATTACTGCACCTATCAGAAGATAGGGCTCAACAGGCAATACAATGTTATCTGGCAGGGCAGGAGCTAGCCACCGATGATTTTGAAGCGTCACTACGCTACTTTCAAGGTGATCAGCTAGCTAAGGAAATGCTTTTACAAAGCTGTTGGCGGATGATTTGGGCAGATCGCCATCTAGCGGTACGAGAATATCAACTGGTACATCTATGGGGTTACTGGCTAGGTTGGGCGCGTATTGATATTGAAAAATTAGGGATTCCTTATCGCCCTGTATACCTTACCCAAGAACACCAACAAGCATTAGCTTTATTAGAAGTAGGTATAGATAGTTCACCAGAGCTTATTAAAAAAATGTATAAACGCCAGTTAAGCCTCCATCACCCTGATAAAGTAATGGGAGCAGGGGGCAGTATTGATGAGGTTTGCGAAGCGACGGAGTTAACCACAAAAATACATGAAGCCTATACACTGCTTCGTATGTTACATAATTTCTAA
- a CDS encoding tetratricopeptide repeat protein gives MAFLKKLLRKAKNKPKRLNPEIYDLAAQGSRKALLIYINYCREANIKLDYELFQQGLFNSAEQGDAESLYDIGNFYLNGTLGFPQSNEQAMDYFLKAANLNHTNAMNQIAFSYLKGRGVEADDNKMLEWYERSAGLGNADAITNIGNIYAHGQGVEKDFEKAREYFLKAAEQGNANAMNNLAYLYQNGFGVTKDEAKALEWLQKAQQIKAQQPVSIGIMDG, from the coding sequence ATGGCTTTTCTAAAAAAACTACTACGCAAAGCAAAAAACAAACCTAAACGCCTTAACCCTGAAATATACGATCTTGCTGCACAAGGCAGTCGTAAAGCACTGCTGATTTATATCAATTACTGCCGTGAAGCTAATATTAAATTGGACTATGAGCTTTTTCAGCAAGGGCTGTTTAACTCAGCCGAACAAGGTGACGCTGAATCGCTGTATGATATTGGTAATTTTTATCTAAATGGCACCCTTGGCTTTCCACAAAGTAATGAGCAGGCTATGGATTACTTTTTAAAAGCCGCCAACTTAAACCATACCAATGCCATGAATCAGATTGCTTTTAGCTACCTAAAAGGGCGCGGTGTTGAGGCTGATGATAACAAGATGCTGGAGTGGTATGAACGATCCGCAGGCTTAGGCAATGCTGATGCGATTACCAATATTGGCAATATCTATGCACATGGGCAAGGGGTGGAAAAAGATTTTGAGAAAGCCAGAGAGTATTTTTTAAAAGCCGCTGAACAAGGCAATGCCAATGCGATGAATAACCTTGCCTATCTTTATCAAAATGGCTTTGGCGTAACAAAAGATGAGGCCAAAGCCTTGGAATGGCTACAAAAAGCACAACAAATAAAAGCTCAACAACCTGTCAGTATTGGCATTATGGATGGTTAA
- a CDS encoding HNH endonuclease produces the protein MYSIITENDDSKWDDKTGEYYHFPERYLRILQPGTRIIYYKGKIKKPEYFGCGIIGKVTLAPKDPEDNTSKSSSYYATIDDYVSFKIKPIAKLGHNKYIEKIPDNKKKNYWRNAVRKIDDETYSTILALANVNISLEYEISDDLVSSQEGNKKKIYTTIYERDPKLRKQVIAKKGTTCVCCGFNFSNFYGEIGNGYTHVHHIKPLHVYGGESIQVTIDDLEPVCANCHAMIHRKKSSTLSIEQLRQFIQENRTIN, from the coding sequence ATGTATTCAATTATCACAGAAAACGATGACTCAAAATGGGACGATAAAACTGGGGAATATTATCATTTCCCTGAAAGATATTTACGTATACTTCAACCTGGCACACGAATTATTTATTATAAGGGTAAGATCAAAAAACCAGAGTATTTTGGCTGTGGTATTATTGGTAAAGTAACCCTAGCTCCTAAAGACCCAGAAGACAACACATCTAAATCCTCATCTTACTATGCAACTATTGACGACTATGTGAGTTTCAAGATAAAACCCATAGCAAAATTAGGTCATAATAAATACATAGAAAAAATCCCTGACAATAAGAAAAAGAACTATTGGCGTAATGCTGTAAGAAAAATTGATGATGAAACTTACTCTACAATACTAGCATTAGCTAATGTTAATATTTCTTTAGAATATGAAATTTCAGATGATCTAGTATCTTCTCAAGAAGGAAATAAAAAGAAAATTTATACAACCATATATGAGCGAGATCCCAAACTTAGAAAACAAGTAATTGCAAAAAAGGGAACGACATGTGTTTGTTGTGGTTTTAATTTCTCAAATTTTTATGGTGAAATAGGTAACGGGTATACACATGTACACCATATTAAACCTTTACATGTTTATGGTGGTGAATCTATACAAGTTACTATAGATGATTTAGAACCAGTTTGTGCTAACTGCCATGCAATGATCCATAGAAAAAAATCAAGTACTCTCAGTATTGAGCAACTTAGACAATTTATTCAAGAAAATAGAACCATTAATTAA